TGCTGATAAGGCAGTGGGTCAGAGGCATTGAATATATCCCAGCTGGGGCATCAGCCATGATAGGGAGGTTGGGCTGCCCATTGGGGTCTGTGATCTGGGAGGTCTGGATCCCAGAGCGATGAGGGGAGATGGTAGAGGTGGAGCCAGTCCCATGCTGCTCGGTGTGGAGGGAGGGGTCAGTAGGCTGGTCGGAGAGGAGAGCAGGGAGTCCTTGAAGTCCTCCGCCAGTCGGATTGCAGCTTCCAGGGTGGCTggattgtggcgccgtatccacgcttgGGTCTCGGCGCAGACCACATTGCAGAATTGCTCCAGACCAATGGCTTCACCCATTTGTACCCCTATTTTCTCGCGGGGGCaaagccaatgcaccatgtggtcgcataaCCGCtgggcaaccaccctggggcgggtATCCGGTGTCTGCAGGTACTCCCTGAAGCGCATCCAATGCGTTTTCCCCGTGATGTTCAGACGCCGGAGGatggcctgcttgaccaggtcgtacTGGCTGGCCTCTTCCTCGGTCATGGCCTGGTAGACTGCTTGGGCTTCCCCGATTAAGCAGGAGCCCAGTAGGCTAGCCCAGTATTCCCAAGGCCCTGACGCGCCGGTAGCCAGCACGTGCTTTCTTTCTCTCCGCAGCCACCTGTCTCTGGTCCAGCACTTCCAGCAGCGTGGATAGTGCAGTGACATCCATGATctgtgttctgacaccacgtgtggcaaagtggtttgtagtgcacaagTGTAGtgctgatgcagtgcagtaaaatAACGACCCAACACAGTTCCACAGTTAATGAAAGCTaaaggagattgttgactcggattcattcacacagccctagtggtaatatattctgacccatatattattctctgtttttaaaaaatacattgaatccATTGAAACACCCTGTTAATGTAGTAAAATACCCCACAAAACAAGAATGTAAAGCAAACCTTTTTAAAGAACGTAATGGAGTAGATTAtacatacaataaaactaaataatctTAATTCCATTTTAAGGGGGCACTGCTGCTTTGTCAAAAAACACGTACTGTGCTGCAGCTCTACTACATATCTACCCCCAGGCACTGTATGGAAAAGAGTGTTGAATGATCTGAAGGGTGGGTCTCAACAAAAATTTGATAAACAATCTTTCATTTTTTCTATGTACCTCGAGCATTCCTGTGTACACAGAATACATTGTGTTTATAAaggttaaaataatttaatctcttcaacctagaaaaaagaagggacaTTGGGGACTTGATTGAAGCTTCGAAATGATAAATGGTATAGACAATGTTAActcaagacactacttcaaatttagcagagAGAGAAGAGGGCATAAGTGGAAGTAAAAGTATGTTTTAGAACAGAAGATATGAAGccccttttttacacagagagttatgaatgcatggaatagcctaccaggtgaagtagtaggatctaaaacactgggaacatttaaaaaaaaagtgcttataaattatattatttatttcttagcagacacccttatccagggcgacttacacttgttacaagatatcacattatttttacatacaattacattatttttacacacaattacccattttatacagttgggtttttactggagcaatttaagtaccttgctcaagggtacagcagcagtgtcccccacctgggattgaacccacaaccctccggtcaagagtctagagccctaaccactattccacactgctgccctttgttctcattctcaaacttttcttatgctcttaaAGTATATTGTACACTTGAAAGTGAAAATGACGACACGGCTGGAATGGGGTGGAGGCAGGTAAAAAGTTCAAACTAATTTCTCATAATTGTGAGTGAAAGATTAAAATAACAAACTAAAATGTATGGTGGTTCCAAAGTGGGTAAGAATAAATATCATGTGTCATTTCCCTATTGGCTGTAAGATGATTTAGTTTCCTTTCAGAAATAGCAATAtactgttttatttagatttggtCTGATAATTAACtggatatagtttttttttttaatgcagactgTGAGAACTACACACTTAAAACACAGTGCCAGATTTGACCTTGGGAAGGAAGCCAAAGTAAAAGTACAGAGCCTGCTGAAGGGTCAGTGTACAAATGGTTCTGAACTGCAAAGCGTGTGGGCTGAAAGGACATTGCAGCCATCACAGGAAGGTAAGTGATTTTGGGAGAAAATCATGTAATCAttaacaaaatgaataaataacttgGTTTGGATTTGATTTAGTATTCATTCTTTTACCACCTGGCAGATTGATTCTTCCAGCTGTAAACAGCCCAGATCAACATGACCAATCCTTCACCTCCAGACCCAGAGCAGTTTCACTATATATCTCACAACACAATCGCTCAAGTTAGGTCTTAAAGgacccagtgattcagcatcaacaacatagaAATATCCACACCACTATAGGGTGAACTTTGGTTTAGTTTTTACTCTAGGATTAATACAGGTAgtggaaaaaaatggaaacacctgggtaaatgagggacaccaagtatattgaaagcaggggcttccacacaggtgtagCTCATGTGTTAATttagcaaataacatcccagcatgcttagggtcatgtataaaaatgctggacaggcctggttgcctataattgtggctagcatggctgcaagaggagacctcagtgactttgaaagaggggtgattgttggggcgcatttggcaggagcttcagtgaccaagacagctcaacttgctgatgtttcacgagcaagtgtctaaggtgatgtcggcatggaactccgagggaaagacaatatcagcaaagggcaacagtgggtggaagcgcatactccaggatcgtgatatccgtgcattaattcgaagtgcaaggcaaaacaggcgagcaactgcagatcagttgattgcaaatttcaacctggggcgcgagcagccagtttcatcaaaaacggtccgccgagaactccacagagcgggataccatagtggcccaatgccctattaagtgactttacattggtgtttccatttttatgtccactacctgtacattcaGTTCCCTCAAAACCTCTGTAGCTCATTCCTCAGCCCAGTCTGAGTGTTCTCTGCTGGACTCTCtgctggacacacacacacacacagaggcacaaaAACATCATCTACAAGGGAGGGGGGTTACTTGCATTTTACACATGTGGACATTCAGTTTATCTATTGCtcagaaaaaagaacattttttgtCCCACATTTGTGTATCCAATGCACAGTGTTTTTGTAATAGTTGGGCTgccatgtatttgtttgtttctgtcaTTTCGTAAACTTTGCACTCATCTATTTTCCATTGCTAACCTGCAGGGATTCCAGAGTCCAGGATCAAAAACCTCGCCTGTGTTTTCTATAACTGGGAATACATGGAATGTACCTGGCAGAGGCCTCCATATTTAAACTACAACCTGTTCTACTGgtatgtgtttttaattgaaattcaTGACACACAGCAATGCAGCCTGCCCTGCAGCCACAGTGCACACATCAAAACATCTTCCATTGTGTCTTCCCCACACCCATCAGCTGATTTTCTTTCATTGTTTAAGCCCATTTACTCACATAAATATGTTTTCTTCTTGTGAAAAAGTCCATACAGATGCTATTCTGTTTGATTTGTATCAAGCACTGGTAATTTCCACAAAACAACTTGCCCAATGTTTGATTAGCACCAGCATGAAGGTAAATCGCATGTCTATTTTCTGCTAATCATTTCAGGTACTGTCATTTTTAAATTCAGGTACTGTAGTGAcattaatatatgtttttcattaatattaagcatacacagtgccttgcaaaagtattcagacccgtTCTATGGTGTCCCATTTtgtgaaattacaaaatgatgcatacacatttttttaaacttagtatTTTATTCAAAATTGGAATGCTCAAACTGAAGACTTCTAAGGGTAAGATAAGTTATAGTAAATGTCAGCAAAAACTAAAGCGAGAAAACAGAAATATGTCGACTGCATAAGTATTCAGACCCGTCAATTGGTGGAAGCACCtctggcagcaattacagccgcaagtctttttgggtaagtctctaccaactttgcacaccggcttggtgcaatttttgcccattcttcttggcagatttgctcaagATCCCTCAAGTTGCTTGGGGATCGCTTATGGACAGCAGTTTTCaagtctttccacagattctcaataggattcaagtcaggatttttactgggccactcaaggacattcactttcttattCTTAAGCCAGTCCAGTGTATTTTTGGccttgtgctttggatcattgttctGCTGAAAGATGAATTTTCGCCCCAATTTTAAGTCTTTAGCAggctgaaacaggttttcctctagtatttgcctgtactttgctccatccaTTTTTTCTTCAATCCTAACAAGCTTTCCAGTCCTTTCTgaggagaagcatccccatagcatgatgctgccaccaccacacttgactgtagggatggtgttgactgggagatgtgctgtgttgggtctgCGCCAATCGTAACACTTGgcatttagaccaaaaagttccaatttggtctcgtctgaccacaacacATTTTGCCACATTTTTGCAGGATCACTCAGGTGCTTTGTTGCAAACTCCATGCGGCCTTTGAGATGGCTTATGtttagtaatggcttccttcttgccaccctgccATACAGGCTACTTTTGTGAAGTGTTCTAGATATTGTTGACTGATGCAcattttctcccatctcagccattGAACTCTGTAGCTCTTTCAAAGTTGTCGTTGGCCTCACAGTGGCATCCCTCACCAGTTTCCtccttgcccggctgctcagtttggagggacggcctgatctaggcagtgtCTGGGTGGTACAGTGCACCTTCCATTTCTTGATGATTGAGTAGACTGTGCTCACAGGGATATTCAGAGACTtcgatatttttttatacccttctcctgatctgtgcttttcaatgactttatccctgacttgctttgaaagctccttggtcttcatggttgagtctttgcttgaaATTCACTACCTGACCAAGGAACCTGACAGAGACAGGTATTTTTATTCTGAAATCATGAGAACCACTAATACTGCACGCAGACGAGGCCATTCAACTAATTGTGTGGCTCATTAAGGTCATTTGTGCACCTGAATTAATTTAGGTTTGCCACAGCAAagggtttgaatacttatgcaatcatgacttttccatttttatttcatattaattATCTATTTACttctttcttgttgtttttgctttgaaTGTGTGGAGTAGGTTGTGTATATAACACATATTAATTCCTATTTCAAAGTGTCATGACTGCAAGCTTTaaagcaacaaaatgtgaaaactgtgagagggtctgaatacttttgcaaggcactgtaaatgtgaATACAGATTGATGCGTGATGCTGTATCATTATCTATCAATATAGATTAAGAAAGAATAAAACAACTTAGTAATCGCAGGCACCTTTCTGAACATTCAGAGATGCATCTTGCCTGTGTACCTGTTTTAATAGGCACTCAAAGCTGGACCATGCAATGGAATGTGCTGACTATATCCAGTCCAATGGGGTCAACATTGGCTGCAATTTTTCCAGTGCCGATTTGGAGGACTACACCGACTTTAACATATGTGTTAATGGCTCTTCTGCAGCAGGACCTCTGATTCCAGTGTACTTTAGATTTGAACTTCAAAATCTAGGTAAGGAAAAGAGTGAGATTTCAGTCTGGGCTATTTCTAGACAAAAGTGGTGTACAAACAAAATCTTTCACGCTTCATCGTCTCTGTTACTGACAGCACTGTAGACTTGATCGTTAACTTGAGAAAATAAGCACTGCCCTGGCATGCTAGTACACGAAGGACGCTGTTGAAATGGAATTGGTGTGGTACTTTAGAATAGATTTTATAAAAcataattaatacattataaatagCAGGTGCTATTACCAAGACAACAATAATTCCCTATTGATTACAGTAAGACGACCCTATAATTACTGCAGTTACTCATTAATTAGGACAGTATGTGAGCTGCAATTAAAAGTTCTACTCAGTTTGAAAGAAGCAAGCACTTTAACACCCTGACACAGAAACAGATCAGCCATGACTGCAACTATACATTTCAACCCTTATACAAGCTTTCCATTGTAAAAACATAGCAAggtttaataaagcacagtgaacgcTTGGTAAAGCTTAGGTAAGCATTGTATCGCCCAGAAAGACacggtaaaacaaaaaacatgacaaaccaaggtaaatgcatagtataaccttgggaaaagcatgggggaaaactacACAATGACTGTGCAAATATACTGGGgcgaacttttataagggaaactcACAACTACTTTGTATTGTTTCTAGTGAAACCAGCtgttattaagaaaataaatgtaacaaaagTGGGAAATGAAAGACTGCATCTGGAATGGAAGCCTCCTGTGGGTAAAATCAAATCCCACTGCCTGGAGTATGAGGTTCAGTGCAGAGAAGATGAAAACGAATGGACGGTATGTGATATTTCACTCCGAGACTAGACGTTACAAAGATGACTATGTAGATAGACTCCCAGGAAAGCACAGGTTGTGCTCACTGAGGTTTGGTTATGTAACCCTCCTTGTAATTTCAACACTCCCTGTTGTTGGGATAATAAATCACTCTCTTGGAGCATCGTACACTATTTACTCTGAGCTGGGTCCTCCATAGAAACAGATCAGTTGTGCAGTGTGGAAGCTGCTTTGCTGTTCCCTGTGATAACATTCAGTTTCTGACCAGCCTCACTTGATATGTTTTTCATCCAGTTCAATCACTTTCCTATTATTTACCTGGATAGAACTGCTTGTTATTGCTTTAGGTGGCGAAtcctgacattttaaaatgaagaacCAGAGTCAGCTCAAGCAAATCCATTACTCCATTTATTATGGAATATTGTGGctcatgaaaaaaacacacaaaaaataaagaacCCAGAGTCTGGGTTAGGGTCGGCCCCTATTAGTAATTGCACTCACTGAGAACAATACATAAGAGGCCAATATTCACAGATTAACCataaatacagtagctgcattaGCTTACCTCTTTAAAACTAGAGTGAT
This genomic stretch from Acipenser ruthenus chromosome 16, fAciRut3.2 maternal haplotype, whole genome shotgun sequence harbors:
- the LOC117412654 gene encoding interleukin-13 receptor subunit alpha-2-like, with translation MGHLKILRLSMLVLIYWKICKATHLTTVDPPTNLQILDPGYLGELHIEWQAPASLRSISNCVLRYQLQYYSTDEGRWKTVRTTHLKHSARFDLGKEAKVKVQSLLKGQCTNGSELQSVWAERTLQPSQEGIPESRIKNLACVFYNWEYMECTWQRPPYLNYNLFYWHSKLDHAMECADYIQSNGVNIGCNFSSADLEDYTDFNICVNGSSAAGPLIPVYFRFELQNLVKPAVIKKINVTKVGNERLHLEWKPPVGKIKSHCLEYEVQCREDENEWTSNFKKGTTFTSFRFDPRHRHCFRVRSKLNMYCADNELWSDWTANLCFTEEYELSEASMFIALGTSLIILFAIALSLWIRRRGLKIKGGEDGILL